Below is a window of Methanomassiliicoccales archaeon DNA.
CGAGGAGAGCGTCATGGAAGCGGTCAAGGAGACGATCTGTATTGAATGCGGCTCGTTTGTTGAGGAGGATGACGTTTTCTGTGGTAAGTGCGGATCAAAGGTAGTAAAAGAGAGAAAGTGTCCCAAATGCGGAGCTCTTGCCAGCGAGGACGACCGGTTCTGCAGGAAGTGCGGAACCCAGCTTGCTTGAACTTTACAAGATAATCCCTCCAGGTTCCTCCAACGGACCGCGAATGTTTTTATAGATTCTGAATTATCGAAGATGGAAGATGATACTGGTCAAACTCGGTGGAAGTGTCATAACTGACAAAAGGGGATTTAGGGACTTCAGGGAACCTCAGACCAGGATGTTGGCAAGGGAAATATCTCAATCTGGGAAAGATGTATTCTTGGTGCATGGTGCGGGATCATTCGGTCATGTACTGGCGCACAAGTTCTCGCTGCAAAACGGGTACGTAAACGATGGTCAGATTCCTGGTGTTGCCGAAGTGATGGCCGATGTCAGGGATTTGAACTTGAGAGTGGTAAAGGCACTCAACCTTGAGGGAATTCACTCGGTCTCGATCCCACCAAGTGCTGTCGCCGAACTTGATGATGGCAATCTTGTGTACCTTGAAACCTCCCTATTTGATAGATACTCCAGTTTGGGAATCACTCCAGTTACTTTTGGGGACGTTTGTTTGGATCGATCCAAGGGTTTCGGAATCTGTTCTGGAGATCAGCTCATGGAGTGGTTGGCAAGGGAGTTCAGACCAGAGAAGGTCATCTTCTGTGCCGATGTTGATGGCATCTTCGCCTCCGACCCAACCGTAGATGCTGGATCTGAGTTAATACCCCTTATAACAAAGGAAATTCTCGAGTCATTACCAAGGACTGAAAGGTACCTTGATGTGACGGGAAGTATCTATGGCAAGATTGAATCGATGCTCAATCTGACATCATACGCTGGCGAATGCATTGTCATTAACGGACTGGTCGAGGGCAGGTTGGAAGCCGCCCTCATGGGGGAAGAGGTTATAGGCTCTAGAGCGATTAGCGGTGAGTAAGATGAATGGGATAGAGCAAAGAAAGGCAGATCATATTGACCTCACTCTCAAGGAGAACATTGCGCACGAATACAATTTCTGGAACGATGTTCAATTGATACACAATGC
It encodes the following:
- a CDS encoding isopentenyl phosphate kinase family protein; translated protein: MILVKLGGSVITDKRGFRDFREPQTRMLAREISQSGKDVFLVHGAGSFGHVLAHKFSLQNGYVNDGQIPGVAEVMADVRDLNLRVVKALNLEGIHSVSIPPSAVAELDDGNLVYLETSLFDRYSSLGITPVTFGDVCLDRSKGFGICSGDQLMEWLAREFRPEKVIFCADVDGIFASDPTVDAGSELIPLITKEILESLPRTERYLDVTGSIYGKIESMLNLTSYAGECIVINGLVEGRLEAALMGEEVIGSRAISGE